One stretch of Riemerella columbina DNA includes these proteins:
- a CDS encoding TraR/DksA family transcriptional regulator translates to MEQERQRYSDADLQEFKALIEQKIEKAEKDLALIRQNFINDQNNGTDDTSPTFKAFEEGAETLSKEQNAILAGRQEKFIRDLKNALIRIQNKTYGICRVTGNLIDKERLKAVPHATLSIEAKNKQR, encoded by the coding sequence ATGGAACAAGAAAGACAACGCTACAGTGATGCTGATTTGCAAGAATTTAAGGCACTCATAGAGCAAAAAATAGAAAAAGCGGAAAAAGATTTAGCTCTCATTCGGCAGAATTTCATCAATGACCAAAATAACGGCACTGATGATACCTCACCTACCTTTAAAGCCTTTGAAGAAGGCGCCGAAACGCTTAGCAAAGAGCAAAACGCCATTTTGGCTGGGCGACAGGAGAAATTTATCCGTGATTTAAAAAATGCCCTCATCCGCATTCAGAATAAAACCTATGGCATCTGCCGCGTAACGGGTAATTTAATTGACAAAGAGCGCCTAAAAGCCGTGCCACACGCCACGCTGAGCATAGAAGCCAAAAATAAACAACGATAA